In the Sphingomonas sp. OV641 genome, CGCGCGAGAGCCGCATGCGGAAGATCGACCAGGTGTCCGCGATGATGCGCGAGGAGAGCTGCTATCGCCGGCAAATGGTCGACTATTTCGGGGGCAAGCAGCGCCAGCGCCGATCGCTCGCGGTGCGGATCCTCGAATGGCTGTTCTCCACCCGATCACGGGTGAAGAGGACGGCGCATTGCTGCGACTTCTGCGATCGAGAGAAGATCGGCTCCGAAGTGGACTATACGGCGATGCTGCTGGGGGCAGGTGCGCGGCGCTGAGCGGCAACTCCTGTTCGTTTTCGACGCAGTTCCCGTTGCGTGTCTTTAGGCCAAGGTTAACGCAGATGCGATAAGCCCGTCATGGAGGCCTGCATATGGACAACGAGACGATCCTCGCTGCAACCGCGCTCGCCCGCGAGGCGCTGGCCCTCCTCGATAGCGTCGGTGCGTCGACGTCAGCCTGCTTTCTCCAGCAGGCGATCGATGTGATGACCGACGCCCCAATCCCGACGACGATCGAAGAGGTCGAGGCCGCATTTGCCACGCCGGAGTGCGCCGCGCTTCTCGAACGGCTTGAGCGGTACTGAGCGAGCGTGTCGATGTCGGACCCCAGCAGCACGCCCAAGCGCCGGCAGCCGAGCGCCGAGATCCTGCGCTTTCTTGACGATCACCGGCTCGACCATACGCCAGACCACTACGCATCCGCGCACCGCTACCTCTTCGGGAACGATCGCGCGCTTGAAGCTGGTGTCCAAGCGATCATCGACGGCGGGGTCAGGATCAGCCCCGCCGAAGTCGAGAAGCTCGGGGCTGCCGTCACGCCGGAACCTGAGAACGACGTCGCGCCCCAGCTCGATCAGGTCACCGTTCGGGTCCTCGACATTATCCGGGACACACTTGATGCGACGGGCGGTCTCAATCGGGATCTCGTCAAGGCATCTGCGGCCTTGCTGGCCGACGATGCGGCGAACGTCCGCGTGGTTGTCGGCGCTATGATCGAGCGCACCGCCTCGGCCGAGAAGCGCCTTGGCGAGGCGACGCAGCAGGCGCAGCGGCTCCGCCAGGAGCTCAACGCGCTGCGGAGCGATGCGAACAAGGACCGTCTCACGGGACTGCTCAATCGCGCCGCCCTCGAGGACTATCTCGCCGCTGCGACGGACGGTTGTGTCGCGATGGTCGATGTCGATCACTTCAAGACGGTGAACGACACCCATGGCCACGGTGTGGGCGATCGTGTCCTGAAGGCGGTCGCAAGCGCGCTGGCGGACGCCTGCGCGCCGCACG is a window encoding:
- a CDS encoding GGDEF domain-containing protein; translated protein: MSDPSSTPKRRQPSAEILRFLDDHRLDHTPDHYASAHRYLFGNDRALEAGVQAIIDGGVRISPAEVEKLGAAVTPEPENDVAPQLDQVTVRVLDIIRDTLDATGGLNRDLVKASAALLADDAANVRVVVGAMIERTASAEKRLGEATQQAQRLRQELNALRSDANKDRLTGLLNRAALEDYLAAATDGCVAMVDVDHFKTVNDTHGHGVGDRVLKAVASALADACAPHVVGRWGGEEFVVLFERSDLVAAQAKVDQARSVLAGKRLRLRENDKPLGSVTFSAGVAARRGRLPEDWISAADELLYRAKAQGRNQVVAERALVDVAAAVAR